The following proteins come from a genomic window of Macaca fascicularis isolate 582-1 chromosome 8, T2T-MFA8v1.1:
- the TIGD5 gene encoding tigger transposable element-derived protein 5 → MYPAGPPAGPVPHRGRRPPPGPSAPAPAPVPAARPPPPAPGPRPRVAVKMAFRKAYSIKDKLQAIERVKGGERQASVCRDFGVPGGTLRGWLKDEPKLRWFLEQLGGEVGTQRKKMRLANEEEIDRAVYAWFLALRQHGVPLSGPLIQAQAEAFARQIYGPECTFKASHGWFWRWQKRHGISSQRFYGEAGPLAPGPAPGPPVKEEPTLPSGAGPLPDRAPAPPPPAEGGYGDEQIYNANVTGLYWKLLPEQAAPPGAGDPGARGCGRRWRGDRVTVLLAANLTGSHKLKPLVIGRLPDPPSLRHHNQDKFPASYRYSPDAWLSRPLLRGWFFEEFVPGVKRYLRRSCLQQKAVLLVAHPPCPSPAASMPALEDSEDAPVRCRPEPLGPPEELQTPDGAVRVLFLSKGSSRAHIPAPLEQGVVAAFKQLYKRELLRLAVSCASGSPLDFMRSFMLKDMLYLAGLSWDLVQAGSIERCWLLGLRAAFEPRPGEDSAGQPAQAEEAAEHSRVLSDLTHLAALAYKCLAPEEVAEWLHLDDDGGPPEGCREEVGPALPPAAPPAPASLPSAIGGGEEEEEATEYGGTSVPTAGEAVRGLETALRWLESQDPREVGPLRLVQLRSLISMARRLGGIGHTPAGPYDGV, encoded by the coding sequence atgTACCCTGCGGGTCCCCCGGCCGGCCCGGTCCCGCACCGCGGCCGCCGTCCCCCGCCCGGGCCCTCTGCGCCCGCCCCGGCCCCCGTCCCCGCTGCACGGCCGCCGCCCCCCGCGCCCGGGCCGCGGCCCCGCGTGGCCGTGAAGATGGCCTTCCGCAAGGCCTACTCCATCAAGGACAAGCTGCAGGCCATCGAGCGCGTCAAGGGCGGCGAGCGGCAGGCCAGTGTGTGCCGCGACTTCGGCGTGCCGGGTGGGACGCTGCGCGGCTGGCTCAAGGACGAGCCCAAGCTGCGCTGGTTCCTGGAGCAGCTGGGCGGCGAGGTGGGCACTCAGCGCAAGAAGATGCGGCTGGCCAACGAGGAGGAGATCGACCGCGCCGTGTACGCCTGGTTCCTGGCACTGCGCCAGCACGGGGTGCCGCTGTCTGGGCCGCTCATCCAGGCGCAGGCCGAGGCCTTTGCGCGCCAGATCTACGGGCCCGAGTGCACCTTCAAGGCCAGCCACGGCTGGTTCTGGCGCTGGCAGAAGCGCCACGGCATCTCCAGCCAGCGCTTCTACGGCGAGGCCGGGCCCCTCGCCCCGGGCCCCGCGCCCGGCCCGCCAGTCAAGGAGGAGCCCACGCTGCCCTCCGGCGCCGGCCCCCTGCCCGACCGCGCCCCGGCCCCGCCGCCCCCCGCCGAGGGCGGCTACGGCGACGAGCAGATCTACAACGCCAACGTCACCGGCCTCTACTGGAAGCTGCTTCCGGAGCAGGCTGCGCCCCCGGGTGCAGGGGACCCTGGAGCAAGGGGCTGCGGCCGGCGATGGCGGGGCGACCGCGTAACGGTGCTGCTGGCCGCCAACCTGACCGGCAGCCACAAGCTGAAGCCGCTGGTCATCGGGCGGCTGCCGGACCCGCCCAGCCTGCGCCACCACAACCAGGACAAGTTCCCGGCCTCCTACCGCTACAGCCCCGACGCCTGGCTCAGCCGCCCGCTGCTGCGGGGCTGGTTCTTTGAGGAATTTGTCCCGGGCGTCAAACGCTACCTGCGCCGAAGCTGCCTGCAGCAGAAGGCCGTGCTGCTGGTGGCCCACCCGCCCTGCCCAAGCCCAGCTGCCAGTATGCCCGCCCTGGAGGACAGCGAGGATGCCCCCGTGCGGTGCAGGCCGGAGCCCCTCGGCCCTCCGGAGGAGCTGCAGACACCGGATGGCGCTGTGCGGGTGCTGTTCCTGTCCAAAGGCAGCAGCCGGGCACACATTCCCGCACCGCTGGAGCAGGGCGTGGTGGCCGCCTTCAAGCAGCTGTACAAGCGCGAGCTGCTACGGTTGGCTGTGTCCTGCGCCAGCGGCTCCCCGCTGGACTTCATGCGCAGCTTCATGCTCAAGGACATGCTCTACCTGGCCGGCCTCTCCTGGGACCTGGTGCAGGCGGGCAGCATTGAGCGCTGCTGGCTGCTGGGCCTGAGGGCCGCCTTCGAGCCCCGGCCGGGCGAGGACAGTGCTGGGCAGCCGGCTCAGGCTGAGGAAGCTGCTGAGCACAGCAGGGTGCTCAGCGACCTCACTCACCTGGCGGCTCTGGCCTACAAGTGCCTGGCTCCCGAGGAGGTTGCAGAGTGGCTGCATCTGGACGATGATGGGGGTCCACCCGAGGGCTGCCGGGAGGAGGtgggcccagccctgccccctgcAGCCCCTCCGGCCCCAGCCAGCCTGCCTTCTGCCattgggggaggagaggaggaggaggaggccaccGAGTACGGAGGGACCTCGGTGCCCACTGCCGGGGAGGCTGTGCGCGGGCTAGAGACAGCTCTGCGGTGGCTGGAGAGCCAGGACCCCAGAGAGGTGGGGCCACTGAGGCTGGTGCAGCTGCGCTCACTTATCAGCATGGCCCGGAGGCTGGGGGGCATCGGGCATACCCCAGCAGGCCCATATGACGGTGTGTGA